From the Leucobacter denitrificans genome, one window contains:
- a CDS encoding superoxide dismutase has protein sequence MTAYSLPELPYDYAALEPHISGKIMELHHSKHHNAYVTGANAALEALAEARDSGNLANVNKLEKDLAFNLGGHVNHSIFWTNLSPEGGGQPEGELKAAIDEFFGSFEKFQAHFAAVAAGIQGSGWAVLSWDVLGSRLIVQQLFDQQSNTAQGTIPLFQLDMWEHAFYLDYLNVKADYIKAAWNIANWENVAKRFEAARTQTRGLI, from the coding sequence TATCAGCGGCAAGATCATGGAACTGCACCACAGCAAGCACCACAATGCTTACGTCACCGGCGCGAATGCTGCGCTCGAAGCACTTGCCGAGGCCCGTGACTCGGGAAACCTCGCCAACGTAAACAAGCTCGAGAAAGATCTCGCCTTCAACCTTGGCGGTCACGTTAACCACTCGATCTTCTGGACCAACCTCTCGCCTGAGGGTGGCGGACAGCCAGAGGGCGAGCTGAAGGCAGCAATCGACGAGTTCTTTGGCTCGTTTGAGAAGTTCCAGGCGCACTTCGCGGCAGTAGCTGCGGGGATCCAGGGCTCTGGCTGGGCTGTGCTCAGCTGGGATGTGCTCGGTTCGCGTTTGATCGTGCAGCAGCTCTTCGACCAGCAGAGCAATACAGCACAGGGCACGATTCCACTCTTCCAGCTCGACATGTGGGAGCACGCGTTCTACCTCGATTACCTGAACGTGAAGGCCGACTACATCAAGGCTGCGTGGAATATCGCAAACTGGGAGAATGTCGCGAAGCGCTTCGAAGCTGCACGCACGCAGACTCGCGGCCTTATTTAA